The following nucleotide sequence is from Pseudomonas sessilinigenes.
TTCATCGAACAGCAGCGGCTGGCGGACGACTTCGATCGCCTGCACCACCAGCGCGTGCAAACCCAGGCCCGGCAACTGGAGCTGGTGCCTGCTCCTTGAGTCCATCGCCCATACAGGTCCGACCATGAATCCTTCCAATAACAACAATCGATTCTTCGTCCAACGTGGGGCTGTGCTGGCGTGCTGTGCCCTGTGGGCCGGGTGCGCGCTGGCCGGCCCGGATCAGCCCGGCCCGGTCGCGAACCCGGTCTCGCCGGCCCGGGCTCCGAGCCTTGGCGAACAGCTGGATGCCCAGGGCATCGCCGTGCACGGCTTCGGTAGCTGGTACAGCTTGTACAACACCTACGGGGTGGGGCGTCGCCAGGATCAGAACAACCTGTTCCTGATGTTGGCGGCCGACTTCGACCTGCACAAGCTGCTGGGTGTGAAGGGCGCCAGCGTGCACCTCAAGCAGAGCTATGCCCCGGTGGCCAGCAACGTCGACTACGGTCCGGCGCTGGGGGACATCTATGGCGCGGTGGCGCCCTTCGTACCGAAGAAGGCGCGGCTGGTACAGCTGTCCTACGAGCAGCGCCTGTTGGAGGATGCCTTGAAGCTGGAGCTGGGCCGGAGCAACCCCGCAACCTCGTTCATGCAGCCGGCTTGTGCCTTCGTGTTCACCTGTTTCAACCCGCTGACGTTGATGAACGGCTCGGTGTTCGCCTATCCGTTCGCCTACTGGAGCGCCACGGCCCGCTACAACTTCGACGACAACCGCTTTGCCCAGGTGGGCGGCTGGTTGCTCAATGGGCAGATCCCCTTCGAGTCCGGCTGGAACTGGCGCGAGGAACGCCATGACGGGCGCTTCTTCCTGGCCCAGGTCGGCACCCAGACCCGCTTTGGCGAGGCGCTCTATCCCAGTCGTTTCGAGCTGGCCCTGTATCGCTCCACCAAGAAACAGCCCAACCCCAGCCGCACGGTGGCCGGTACCTCGACCTTGCTCGACCCGGGCTCGGCGCCCAAGGTCCAGGACCATGCCGACGGCATTCTCTTCAATTGGCAGAAGACGGTGTACCGCGCCGACGGTGGTAGCCGCCCGTTCGATACCAACCCGCGCAGCCTGACCCTGGAAGGCGGGCTCAGCTCGTCGCTGACCCCCGGGGTTACCGGTGGGGTGGATGCCTTCGGCTTCATCGGGGTCAATGCCCTCAACGTCATTCCGGGCCGCCCGCTGGATAGCCTTGGTGCACGCCTGAGCTGGTTTCGCGTGAGCAAGGACTTCCAGGCCCGCCTCAAGGACGCCGGGCGCCTGTCGGGCAGTGCCTACGAGCAGCCACGGGACAGTTTCGTCGCCGAGCTCAATGGGCGCTTCGTCCTGGGTAGCGGCGTGACCCTGGACCCCTTCATCAACTACGTGCTGCAACCCAGTCGCTTCCAGAACCCCTTCGCCGAACAGCGTCCGGCCAGCGGCTGGTTGTTCGGCCTGGGCCTGAACTTCGCCCTCGACCCGTTGCTGGGCTGGCGCCACTGATCCCTTGAGGAGAGTCCCGATGAACCTTGTGCAAACCCAGGACCTGATCTTCTGCAACTGGCAACAGGCGGCAGTGGACGGTGACCTGGAGCAGCAACTTGCCGCCTTGCTCGAAACCATGGCCGCCGCCCTGGCCGAACGA
It contains:
- a CDS encoding carbohydrate porin; this translates as MNPSNNNNRFFVQRGAVLACCALWAGCALAGPDQPGPVANPVSPARAPSLGEQLDAQGIAVHGFGSWYSLYNTYGVGRRQDQNNLFLMLAADFDLHKLLGVKGASVHLKQSYAPVASNVDYGPALGDIYGAVAPFVPKKARLVQLSYEQRLLEDALKLELGRSNPATSFMQPACAFVFTCFNPLTLMNGSVFAYPFAYWSATARYNFDDNRFAQVGGWLLNGQIPFESGWNWREERHDGRFFLAQVGTQTRFGEALYPSRFELALYRSTKKQPNPSRTVAGTSTLLDPGSAPKVQDHADGILFNWQKTVYRADGGSRPFDTNPRSLTLEGGLSSSLTPGVTGGVDAFGFIGVNALNVIPGRPLDSLGARLSWFRVSKDFQARLKDAGRLSGSAYEQPRDSFVAELNGRFVLGSGVTLDPFINYVLQPSRFQNPFAEQRPASGWLFGLGLNFALDPLLGWRH